One window of the Pieris brassicae chromosome 2, ilPieBrab1.1, whole genome shotgun sequence genome contains the following:
- the LOC123719176 gene encoding spatacsin isoform X1 has translation MEGLTQNEKIIWHSWELKSPRDVVREAAAKGTHISLAIKFLMKKNTWNESVAQDWFIAEVKAWTVQLLMRKQIFKVLHILNKMNINPEDHLMALAETATQIEYRDFLVEHLQKITKDMNAENVPRWEDFHRHWNLLRYLEKSFEVGGTFKQNKVFGSGADRVFVNETEIKSLTIEKIEKYPSDWKNKIATVLFFETFEFSLLDFSSSAHVWRYLVDNNKAMILVRWINVQLSEVVRDMNSRYIFFNNENFVKKLLNVDTKGFGIELLEKLDKTFRKWSITSDMITFVTESSCFPYTKMCIYDTLSSYGIVIGEERNDLFQVVARLARTQNLKMIDDVFSESCATLTNQEFYLELAKFFVKNKLYKALTICIDSQMLDMDLSNVEEEARDCIELWLLFKSIEQTSDRQSHVVPVYKTCQQIAKNNIDSYIFVNPQLTIGMILLEDSANLFDIFSKEEFLEFKDFKLPNKGYKLKLPHMHNVYKKYCDSNNTYECRDVNVYQLLSGYRGLDISKFFEFQLMNLNTNYTIPEKSDRRSLGSLLSSEVDISELQSLSQRSIDMPDFANEKLMKKYGYEAKLSHVYYLKQYRPCNASQAFVAQQYQMYNRLQDKSIKGACCEAHALALQNWSDPAMTACAISFVAMIGCNPTRCRVHISAANLIKEFLISNGLSEIDANKQVSDYMAKLLQSHEETAKTILTYLEEIALMKMKISKHTGRMDMSMILFESQTMVKFAMLHNLPLPEMVLREFVKENSWFNFLLFGDVFRYPLNLMLQLSQEFEKKSYAEHLKHIMLHKSVEDEKDHRYLPSNGQRRLMRMNSIDISPTQSMVFEFSPNSVMGRELWEVAAACHGPEDPPAALLKAAQIYREPLLVLIASCYEPNAVDVLWAHWILASIQRSDNQDLQSEVAGKPPTELFLRLASVCLIEGYITTLYESTLIFMPDNPLALLAQFLYRCIKLRNFDKETESCLHRFLQQCHRKYSSDNNGTPWDLSTNSLQNVAVEIIKTALKHSFDSAYHQKEFLKCLAVAEFGKSFVGSCPNFATMFEIMKMSMETSYIINISKLLEDNSHLYLLECLDMYKDKSNYDVAFKIAKLAGLPIDDILVTEWRRKCEDFLKDLERENPLCDEDIVKFIAECSGVFKKTGVTCKQSTIFLQDLIQNISHVDQKFYANRIIMGWFDENHEYGEKREQIEHKMWEAFFLSENQDQIFLDNYESTVHFALNLQRNANESHKFGVANSDRPFSMTLHEIEVESDVGNIDNVVVLEDVDIEIWRKTINKLLEMKLIVDAFRLSKLFKVSDEFLSRSVCPVQIMRTCLKLAEGSCSPYELPQELRLIISSPTLQNKLSVSETSEMSFEELVVIQERQDEGSLPHLAVREEADRLSALDALAVKCGLTVVKQIANYFRIGLQIGWDYLSVLKCQSRALDFISLVSGKSRMTLANLVFRTFNVPTKQIAEYLCKEMVSAVISPHLVKTSSFRQKEHFQYTLWGYILDSDMEMFLNMRPDACSQIGRLILDHLIAFQKIYKASNSIKIPENVLDDSCFDVETLIDEEYQNLDGDEIESILTEEGTLMSAETESMFSVSTVYTNKMTKETRRNLFDVITKGNLHIRYEVKSSIRKITKGAKLSTKQVNTISIELLVVAHECFSCACDTEGVAVVLRSAQALSARLLAARSWRLMGRLLTGLGRYTECAYILQALRENHQFEYLLGQFDYMLGQKQDKIAEFKHGLLDFLRTHCPGDTDTYIMVALHFNMFAEAANVKRKQAMDLIDDLEKMATDGAKGRRPTWPQIHDNVPTRSLLDTALNHCTDSAELYLQGGCTGRAGEMAALAQLVALQMSLLNASPTRLILKRSTEQMYALVGEYLSFMEGLVLLGSGGENWRELSYRRALNNDQAYLKDMALYRPDIAYDFINRYKTETKKTAASQSAMTELLTLLR, from the exons ATGGAGGGCCTTACTCAAAATGAGAAGATTATTTGGCACTCATGGGAATTAAAATCACCCCGAGATGTTGTACGAGAAGCTGCTGCTAAAGGAACACATATAAGCTTAGCTATCAAGTTTTTAATGAAGAAAAATACTTGGAATGAATCAGTTGCTCAAGATTGGTTTATAGCTGAG GTAAAAGCGTGGACAGTTCAATTATTAATGAGGAAGCAAATATTCAAAGttcttcatattttaaataaaatgaatattaatccAGAGGATCACCTTATGGCATTAGCAGAGACTGCAACACAAATTGAATATCGGGACTTTTTAGTAGAACATCTACAAAAGATCACCAAAGATATGAATGCAGAGAATGTTCCAAGGTGGGAAGATTTTCATAGACATTGGAATTTATTGAGATACCTCGAGAAATCATTTGAAGTTGGAGGcacttttaaacaaaataaagtatttggGAGTGGTGCTGACAGAGTGTTTGTAAATGAAACtgaaattaaatctttaacaattgaaaaaattGAGAAGTATCCAAGTGATTGGAAGAACAAAATAGCTACAGTACTTTTCTTTGAAACATTTG agTTTTCGCTTCTTGATTTTTCTTCATCAGCTCATGTTTGGAGATATTTAGTTGATAACAACAAAGCAATGATACTTGTTAGATGGATTAATGTTCAACTCTCTGAAGTTGTAAGAGATATGAATTCgcggtatatatttttcaacaatGAGAATTTCGTTAAGAAACTCTTGAATGTCGATACAAAAGGCTTTGGCATAGAACTGTTGGAGAAACTAGACAAGACCTTTCGTAAATGGTCAATAACAAGTGACATGATCACATTTGTCACTGAAAGCAGTTGCTTTCCATACACCAAAATGTGCATTTACGATACTTTATCGTCATATGGAATCGTTATAGGGGAAGAACGAAATGACCTCTTCCAAGTAGTGGCCCGACTAGCCAGAACTCAAAATCTTAAGATGATAGATGACGTTTTCAGCGAGTCATGTGCCACACTGACAAATCaggaattttatttagaattggCCAAGTTCTTTGTTAAGAACAAGTTGTATAAGGCATTAACGATTTGCATCGACAGTCAGATGTTAGATATGGACTTGTCTAATGTCGAAGAAGAGGCTAGAGATTGCATTGAACTCTGGCTGTTATTCAAAAGCATCGAGCAGACGTCGGACAGGCAGAGCCACGTGGTTCCTGTCTATAAAACTTGCCAACAGATAgctaaaaataacatagatAGTTACATATTTGTAAACCCACAGTTAACCATCGGAATGATTTTATTAGAAGACTCAGCCAacttatttgatatattttcaaaagagGAATTCCTAGAATTCAAAGACTTTAAATTGCCAAATAAAGGATACAAGCTCAAGTTGCCGCACATgcataatgtttataaaaagtacTGCGATTCGAACAATACCTATGAATGTAGGGATGTCAATGTTTATCAATTGCTATCTGGATACCGGGGATTGgatatatcaaaattttttgaatttcaactAATGAATCTAAATACGAATTATACCATCCCTGAAAAATCAGATAGGCGCAGTTTGGGCAGTTTATTATCGAGCGAAGTTGATATTAGCGAGCTGCAATCCTTATCACAAAGATCGATAGATATGCCAGATTTTGCGAACGAGAAACTGATGAAAAAATATGGTTACGAAGCGAAATTGAGTCACGTTTATTACCTAAAGCAATATCGTCCTTGTAATGCGAGCCAGGCGTTTGTGGCCCAACAATACCAGATGTATAATCGGCTACAAGATAAAAGTATTAAGGGCGCCTGCTGCGAAGCCCACGCTCTAGCACTCCAGAATTGGTCTGACCCCGCCATGACGGCCTGCGCCATTTCCTTTGTGGCAATGATCGGTTGCAACCCTACCAGGTGTAGAGTCCACATTTCTGCTGCAAACCTGATCAAAGAATTCCTTATCAGCAATGGCTTGTCCGAAATTGACGCCAATAAGCAAGTCAGTGATTATATGGCAAAGTTACTTCAAAGTCACGAAGAGACCGCAAAAACGATTCTCACATATTTGGAAGAAATAGCACTTATGAAGATGAAGATATCTAAGCACACCGGCAGAATGGACATGTCgatgattttatttgaatcTCAGACAATGGTGAAATTCGCGATGCTGCACAATTTGCCGTTACCCGAGATGGTGCTGCGCGAGTTTGTTAAAGAGAATTCCTGGTTCAATTTCTTGTTATTCGGCGATGTTTTTAGGTATCCATTGAATCTGATGCTCCAGCTTTCACAGGAATTTGAAAAGAAGTCGTATGCTGAGCATTTGAAACATATAATGTTGCATAAAAGTGTTGAAGATGAAAAGGACCATAGATATCTTCCCAGCAACGGTCAGAGGAGATTGATGAGAATGAATTCTATTGATATT AGTCCCACTCAGAGTATGGTTTTCGAGTTCTCACCCAACTCAGTCATGGGTCGAGAACTGTGGGAGGTGGCTGCGGCCTGTCATGGGCCCGAGGATCCTCCAGCGGCCTTACTTAAAGCTGCTCAAATTTATAGGGAACCCTTGTTGGTGCTAATCGCTAGCTGCTATGAG CCAAACGCAGTGGACGTACTATGGGCACATTGGATACTCGCGTCAATACAGCGAAGCGATAACCAAGACTTACAAAGTGAGGTCGCTGGCAAACCCCCAACTGAGCTCTTCTTAAGATTGGCATCGGTTTGCCTTATCGAAGGATATATCACAACGTTATATGAGTCTACCCTCATTTTTATGCCg gATAATCCTTTAGCGCTCTTGGCTCAGTTTCTATATCGCTGCATTAAGCTTCGAAACTTTGACAAAGAGACTGAGAGCTGCCTCCATAGATTCCTTCAACAGTGCCATAGAAAGTACAGTTCCGACAACAACGGGACTCCGTGGGACTTGTCGACTAATTCCCTACAGAATGTAGCcgttgaaattataaaaactgctCTAAAACATAGCTTTGATAGTGCTTATCATCAAAAGGAGTTTCTGAAATGTTTGGCTGTAGCTGAGTTTGGAAAGTCTTTTGTTG gaAGTTGTCCCAATTTTGCTACAATGTTTGAGATCATGAAAATGTCAATGGAAACCTCGTACATCATCAATATCTCCAAATTACTCGAAGACAACTCACATTTATACTTACTGGAGTGTCTCGATATGTACAAAGACAAGTCTAATTACGACGTGGCCTTTAAAATTGCGAAACTCGCCGGTCTACCCATAGATGACATATTAGTCACAGAATGGCGTCGTAAATGCGAAGATTTCCTAAAAGATTTGGAAAGAGAAAATCCGCTATGCGACGAAGATATTGTGAAATTTATCGCCGAATGTAGTGGTGTTTTTAAAAAGACCGGTGTAACTTGCAAACAGTCCACAATATTCCTGCAAGATCTCATTCAGAATATTTCCCACGTGGACCAGAAATTCTACGCGAACAGAATCATCATGGGCTGGTTTGACGAGAATCACGAGTATGGGGAGAAACGAGAGCAAATAGAACATAAAATGTGGGAAGCGTTCTTCCTATCCGAAAACCAAGATCAGATATTCCTGGATAACTACGAGAGCACCGTCCACTTCGCTCTCAACTTACAGAGAAACGCGAACGAATCCCACAAGTTCGGAGTGGCAAATTCTGATCGGCCATTTTCGATGACGCTTCACGAGATCGAAGTGGAATCTGATGTTGGAAATATTGACAACGTGGTGGTTTTGGAGGATGTGGATATTGAAATTTGGCGGAAAACGATAAACAAATTGCTGGAAATGAAACTGATCGTGGATGCATTTCGATTGTCAAAGCTATTTAAGGTGTCCGATGAGTTTTTGTCTAGATCTGTGTGCCCGGTGCAAATTATGAGGACATGTCTGAAGTTAGCTGAAGGAAGTTGTTCCCCATATGAATTGCCACAAGAACTTCGTTTGATTATATCCTCACCCACTCTGCAAAACAAATTGTCAG TTTCAGAAACGTCAGAAATGAGTTTTGAAGAGCTAGTGGTAATACAAGAAAGACAGGATGAAGGCAGCCTTCCACACCTCGCAGTGAGAGAGGAAGCGGATAGGCTGTCGGCCCTCGACGCTCTCGCTGTTAAGTGTGGCCTTACAGTTGTCAAACAA ATTGCGAATTACTTTCGAATAGGTCTCCAAATCGGTTGGGATTACTTGTCAGTCTTGAAATGTCAGAGCAGAGCCCTGGATTTCATCAGCTTAGTAAGTGGAAAGTCTCGGATGACTTTGGCCAATCTCGTGTTCCGTACTTTTAATGTACCCACTAAACAG ATAGCAGAATATTTATGCAAAGAAATGGTCTCCGCCGTGATATCCCCTCACCTCGTGAAAACGTCTAGCTTCCGTCAAAAAGAACACTTCCAATACACTCTCTGGGGTTATATCCTCGACTCGGACATGGAGATGTTCCTGAACATGCGCCCGGACGCCTGCAGCCAAATCGGAAGGCTGATATTGGACCACTTGATAGCGTTTCAGAAGATTTACAAAGCCAGCAATTCTATAAAGATCCCGGAGAATGTGCTGGACGACAGCTGCTTTGACGTCGAGACGTTGATCGACGAGGAGTACCAGAATCTGGATGGCGACGAAATTGAGTCGATATTGACGGAGGAAGGGACTCTGATGTCCGCCGAGACGGAATCCATGTTTTCCGTTTCCACCGTGTATACGAATAAAATGACGAAGGAGACACGGAGGAATTTGTTCGACGTCATTACCAAGGGCAATCTTCACATACGGTACGAGGTCAAGTCCAGCATACGGAAGATCACCAAAGGAGCGAAGTTATCGACGAAGCAG GTGAACACAATATCAATAGAGCTACTGGTAGTGGCTCACGAGTGTTTCTCGTGCGCGTGCGACACAGAGGGCGTGGCGGTCGTGCTCCGGTCCGCGCAGGCGTTGTCCGCGCGTCTGCTGGCGGCGAGATCTTGGAGGCTGATGGGGCGATTGTTGACGGGACTGGGCCGGTACACCGAGTGTGCTTATATACTgcag GCTCTCCGCGAAAACCACCAATTCGAATACTTACTCGGCCAATTCGATTACATGCTCGGTCAGAAGCAAGACAAAATCGCGGAGTTCAAGCACGGCCTTCTGGACTTCCTGAGAACCCACTGCCCCGGAGACACCGACACGTACATCATGGTGGCCCTGCATTTCAATATGTTCGCCGAGGCCGCAAACGTTAAACGGAAACAGGCGATGGATCTGATCGACGATCTGGAGAAAATGGCAACCGACGGGGCTAAGGGCAGGAGGCCGACCTGGCCCCAAATCCACGATAACGTCCCGACGCGAAGTTTGCTCGATACGGCCCTGAACCATTGCACGGATTCGGCGGAATTGTACCTTCAAGGCGGGTGCACGGGCAGGGCAGGTGAAATGGCGGCTTTGGCCCAACTGGTCGCCTTGCAGATGTCTTTGTTGAACGCGTCGCCCACTCGGCTCATTCTGAAGAGGAGTACGGAACAGATGTATGCCCTCGTCGGCGAATATTTGAG TTTCATGGAAGGCCTAGTGCTGTTGGGCAGTGGGGGCGAAAACTGGAGAGAGCTCTCTTATCGAAGGGCCTTGAACAATGACCAAGCCTATCTCAAGGACATGGCGTTGTACCGACCGGATATCGcgtatgattttattaatag GTACAAAACAGAAACGAAAAAAACGGCCGCCTCCCAATCAGCGATGACGGAACTTCTAACTTTGTTGAGAtga